The sequence GAGCGCATGGTGCAACTGGCTTACGAAATGCGCGACATCCTGATGAGCGGGGATCTCGGCGCTTTCGGCGAGGCGCTGCATCGCGGATGGATGATGAAAAGATCGCTGACGTCGAAGATCACCAACAGCGCGATCGACGAGTTTTACGATGCGGCGCGCGCTGCCGGCGCCATCGGCGGCAAGCTCGCGGGTGCGGGCGGAGGAGGATTTCTCGTCCTTTACTGCCCGAAAGACTGCCAGGAAAAAGTGCGCCAGGCGCTGTCGCAGCTCAAGGAAATCGAGTTTCGTTTCGACTGGAGCGGCGCGCGCATCGCCTTTGCGCAGTAGAGGCTGTGAATGGCACCGCGTCTCATCATCACGGGATCGACCGGCTATATCGGCGCAAGACTGGCAGCGATGGCGCGCGAGCGCGGCTTCGAGGTGGTTGAACTCGGGCGGCGGTCCGGAGCGAAGTGGCGCATCGGTGACGAGCCCGCTGCCTCCGACCTCGAAGGGGCGGTTGGAATCGTCCATCTCGCGCATTCCTGGGCCACCGAGCCGCAGGCTGCCGAAGAAGACAACATCAATATATCAGGCACGGTGAGATTGGCGGAAGCGGCAAAGGCAGCCGGCGTGCCGCGCTTCGTCTTTTCCTCCTCCACCTCGTCCCGGCGGGAGGCGCTCAATGTTTACGGCCGCACCAAATTCAGGATCGAGCAGCATTTGGCTGCCAGCCCTGCTGCGCCGACCGTTCGTGTTGCGCGAATAGGGCTCGTCTATGGCGGACCACGCACCGCCATGTACGGACTGATGGCCAAGTTAGCGGCTTTAAGTCCACTTCTGCCGATGATCGGGCTCAGCCGCGAGGTCCAGCCCATTCATCTCGACGAAGTCGCGGAAGGCCTGTTGGCGCTGGCGACCGAGGCGAACCAGCCGCCGCAGACATTCGTGCTTGCGCAGGAAAAGCCGATAAGCTTTGCCGCCTGGCTCAGAATGCTTCGCCGCAGCCAGGGCAAGGGCAATCTCCATTTCATACCGATTCCTTTGGCGGCCGCCCTGTTTGCCTGCCACATGACGAAGCTCGTGCCGTTGATCCCGACGGTCGATCCGGAGCGCGTCCTGGGGCTTGCGGGTGCCGCGCCCATGGAAAGCGGCGAGAGCCTCAGACTGCTGAAATTGAACCTGGCTGACCCGATGACTGCGCTTGCTGGCGAATTCAGCCAAACAGGTAAGGATCAATCGCGCAGCGAGGCGCAGGCTCTGCTGCGATATCTCGGCATCGCGCCGACCGAAATGCAGCTCCAGCGGCTCTGCGAAGGGCTTCGGCGTGAAGGGCTGTCGCCGCTCGGCCTTTCCACAACGGTGATCAGGCATCCGCGCCTGCTGGCGTTCTTCGAGCCGCCGGCCAGTCGGACGCAGCATCGTCTCGCGCGAGCCCTCTATCTGGCCGACCTCGCGAGCGAACCGGAAAGGCATGCAGGCCCAAAGGCCGGGTTTTTCGGCGCGGGATTGATCATCGCGGGCGATGTCCTGCTGTTTCCGCTCCGCGCGCTTTTGGCCGGGACATATCGATGAATGCGCCCGATGCCGACTTCATCATCATCGGCAGCGGCCCTGCAGGCGTCTCCGCTGCGTTTCCGCTGATAGCGGCCGGCCGTCGCGTTCTGATGCTTGATGCCGGCGATGACTTGGGATTGAAGGAGGAAAACCGCAGCGTCCGTGTCCTGGGAAGCGATCTGGAATCGCTGCGCGTCGACGACGGCAGCTCGCCGAAACTGCAGACCCCTGTATCACGCGGGATTCTCGAACGGTTCCAACGCGACGCCGGAATATCGGGCGATGGCTTCAAACCGATCGGCAGCCTCGCGCGCGGCGGGCTCTCCAATATCTGGGGTGCGCAAATCAGCTATCTCGACGCTGGGGATATCGACGATTGGCCGATCGACCTCGCGTCCCTGCAGAGCTCTTACGAGCGGGTCGCCCAGCGCATCGGGATCAGCACCAACGCCGATCTCACGACCGGCGCCGATGGCGAGGCCGTCCTGCCGCTTGGCGCGACCGCCACCCATGTTCTTCGTCGGCACAAGGCTGCAAAACCGGCGGATGGATCGTTTCGGCTATTTGCCGCCGTCAATGCGATACTCTCCGAGGCGAGGCCCGGACGGGCGGCGTGCGATCTGCGCGGCGACTGTCTCTATGGCTGCCCCAGCGGCGCGATCTATAACAGCAGGCAGGATCTGCTTGCGTTACGAAAGTCGCCGCATTTTCGGTTGCTCGACAACAGGCGGGCTGTCTCGTTGACACGGGACTTGGGCTGGACGGTCAAAACGGCCGATGGGTCGTCATTTTCCGCACCGCGGATCATTCTTGCCGCAGGAGTTCTCGGAACGGCCGCCCTGCTCACCGATCTTCTGCCGATCGGCCAGCAGGGACTGCGTCTCCTGAACAGCCCCACACTGGCCATCCCTCTGCTCTCTCCCGCGAGATTGCTGCGTTCGACGACGCCGACGCACAGTCTTGCGCAACTCGGATTGTCACTGCGCTATGGTGACGGCGCATCCGATTACGTGACGGGCGCGATCTATGAAGTCGGTTCCCTGCCGGTGCAGAGTTTCGTCAACAGGATGCCGCTCGGCCGAAAGGCCGGGCGAGCCGCCTTCGAACTGATCGCCGGCAGCCTTCTCGTCGCGACGATCTACTATCCCGGCGATCAAAGCCGCAGTTCCATCCATCGAGATGCAACAGCGAAAAAGAGGCTGACCGTCCGCGGCGGTTTCGCGGAAGGTTTCGAGATCCGCGCCGAGGCTTTGAAAAAAGCGCTGCGCCATGAATGGAAACGCTTGGGGCTTATTCCGCTCCCGGGCGCATCGCTGGCGGAGCCTGGTATCGACGCCCATTTCGCCGGCACTCTGCCTATGGGCGAAGCCGGCCCGTTCGGAAGCTCCTCGGACGGCGAGTTGAATCTTCACCCGGGTCTTCACGTCGTCGACGGCTCCATTCTTCCCGATCTATCCTCGAAATACATCACCATGACGATCATGGCCAATGCCGATCGCATCGCCCATCGGCTTGCCGCAATGGAAGCAGCCTCGGCGTCCTGAAATCGGTTGCCTCTTCAAACTCTCAATGGCGGCAATGCCTCGCCCGCCAATGATAAAAGCGGCTCGTACTCGGCTTCGGAAAGCACCGCGAAACCAGCGAGGCCGAGTGTGGCCCGCGTCGCCGCCAGCGATGGCTCGCTGATGGCGGCGCCGAGTGCATTTCGCAGCAGAAGGACCCTGCCGTCCGAAGCATCGCCCGAGGTGATGAATGGCAGGCCAGGACCCTTGGGCGTTTCGGCGATGATGCGGATCCCCTGGATATGCTGGGGATCGAAGCGGCGAATATTGGCATAGGTGACGCAATCGATGGCCGCACTGTCCGCCCTGCCCTCCGCGACGGCGGCGATGCTGCCGCCATGGCTGCCGGTCTCGATGATCCGGCCGAAGAAACGGCCGTCCCGAGCGAGCGGCGCGACGGCCGCGCGAAAGAGATTGCTGCCGGAATTGCTGTCGGGGCTATTGATTGCAGCCGTGGTGCCGCGCAGATCCTCCAGCGAGCGAAGGGAAGAACCCGTGCGGACGATGATGAAGCTGCGCATCAGCGGACCGTCGCAGCCGGGATGATCATAAACCGGCGTCGCAACCAGGCGAACTTTGCCGCGCAGGCGGCTGGCAAAGGGATAGCCGCAGGTCTGCGAGAGGAGAAGATCCGATCTCAGCCAGGCCTCGTCATAGGGCAGCGTCCGATCGAGCGTTTCGGGCAGGTCCGTCAGGCCGGCCTGCGAGAGATAATGCCGGAGGAACGACCAGAGCTTGGCCGTCGCATCTGCAAGCGGCTGGGGTGTGAGATACATTTCTATACTAGCGAATTGCATGCTGGTCTTTCTTTTGCGGCATGCGCAAATGTCGACCAAGTCAGGCAATGCCGCCCAGGCATACATACTTGAGTTCGGTATACTCGTCCAACCCGTGCCTGGAGCCTTCGCGGCCGAGACCCGACATTTTGACACCGCCGAACGGAGCCTCGGCGGTGGAGACCAGACCGGTATTGACGCCGACCATCCCATATTCGAGCGCTTCAGCGACACGGAAGACCCGCGACAGATCGCGCGCGTAAAAATAGGAGGCAAGGCCGAATTCGGTGTCGTTTGCCTGTGCGATGACGTCCTCTTCGTCGCGGAAACGGAAGAGCGGCGCAAGAGGCCCGAAGGTTTCCTCACGGGCGACCTGCATGCCGGCATCGACATCGCGCAGAATGGTCGGTTCGAAGAAAAGCCCGCCGAGTGCGTGGCGTTTGCCGCCTGAAACGATCGCCGCACCCCTTGCGACGGCATCGTCGATATGGGCTTCGACTTTGGCGACGGCGTTGTCGTCGATGAGCGGGCCAAGCACGACATCCCTGTCGAGGCCGTTGCCGACCTTCAGGACCGCAACGGCGGTTGCGAGCTTGGCGGCAAAGGCCTCGTAGACGCCGTCCTGGACATAGAGCCGGTTGGCACAGACGCAGGTCTGGCCATTGTTGCGGAATTTGGCGATGATCGCGCCTTCGACCGCAGCGTCCAGGTCGGCATCGTCGAAGACGATGAAGGGTGCATTGCCGCCAAGCTCGAGCCCGAGCTTTTTGATCGTCGGTGCGCATTGCCGGTAAAGCAGCTCGCCCGTCCGGGTGGAGCCGGTGAAGGTCAGGACCCGGATGTCACGGCTTGCCGTCAGCGTCCCGCCAATAGCGGTAGCGTCACCGGTGACGATGTTGAGCAGGCCAGCCGGCAGGCCGGCGCGCTCGGCGAGAACGGCGATGGCGATTGCCGAGAACGGCGTCTGCGGCGCCGGCTTCAGAACGACGGCGCAGCCGGCGGCCAGTGCGGGGCCGACCTTGCGGGTGATCATCGCATTCGGAAAGTTCCAGGGCGTGATCGCCGCCACCACGCCGGCCGGCTGGCGCAGCACGAGGATGCGCTTGTCCGGTTGATGCCCCGGTATGGTCTCGCCGTTGATGCGTCTTGCCTCTTCGGCAAACCATTCGATGAAGCTCGCGCCATAGGTGATCTCTCCCTTGGCTTCAGCGAGCGGTTTTCCCTGCTCCAGCGTCAGGATCATCGCCAGATCGTCGCGGTTTTCGATCATCAGGCGGTGCCATGCCTTGAGAACGGCAGCGCGTTCGCCGGCGGTCTTCTTCGCCCAAAGCTTCTGGGCGATGACGGCGGCACGGATGGCGTCCTCGGTTTCGGCGGAACCGAGATCGGGGACGGCGCCGAGCGGCTCGCCGGTCGCCGGATTGCGCACCATCGTCGCCTCGCGGCCTTCCGCCTCGATCCAGCGACCGGCGACCGGGCATGCCTGACGGAACAGCGAGGGATCACTGAGTTTCATAGGACGACTTTCAACAGAAGACATGGGCCGCACCCGGATCGAAATCCAGATGCACCGTGTCACCGCGGCTGAGCCCGGTGATCGCCTCATGACCGAACGGCAGGCGAACCGCCAGCGCCTCGCCCTTCGCCGTTTCGGTGGAAACGTGGATATTGTTGCCGAGGAAAGTAATGTCGCTGACGGTGGCGGCGAGCCCCGCGCCCGCCTGGGCGCGCGACAGCCGAATGCGCTCCGGCCTCAGCATCAGGGCTGCTCTCGTGCCGGCGGCCGCTTTTCCATGCACCGGAATGCTGTTGAAGACAGTGCCGCCGCCGAGCGAAATGGTGGCCTGTCCGTCTGATGACGACAGCAGATCACAGGAAATGAAGTCGCTGTCGCCGATGAATTCGGCAACGAAGCGGGTCTTCGGATTGGCGTAGAGTTCGGGGCCTGTACCGATCTGGTCGATGACGCCCTTGGAAAAGACGGCGATCCGATCGGACAGACGCAGCGCCTCTTCCTGGTCGTGGGTGACGTAGAGGATCGTCACTTCGGTCTGCTGATGGATGCGGCGGATCTCGTGCTGGATTTCCTCGCGCAGTTTCTTGTCGAGCGCCGACAGCGGCTCGTCCATCAAAAGCACCGGCGGATCATAGGCGAGAGCCCTGGCAAGGGCGACGCGCTGCTGCTGACCGCCCGACATTTGCGCCGGCTTGCGGTCCTCGAAGCCTTCGAGCCGGACGAGGCGCAGCATCTCCTTCACCTTGCTGTCGATCTCGGCCTTGGACTTGCGCCTGACCTTCAGCGGAAAGGCGATATTCTCGCCGACCGTCAGATGCGGAAACAGGGTGTAGCGCTGGAACACCATGCCGATATTGCGTTTGTGCGACGGCGTCGCGAGCAGGGTCTTGCCCTCCAGCGTAATGTCGCCTTTCGTCGGATTGTCAAATCCGGCCAGGATGTAGAGAGTCGTGCTCTTACCGGATCCCGATGGCCCGAGAAAGGTCAGGAACTCCCCGCGCCGAACGTCGAGGGTCACATCATGCACGGCGACCACAGGGCCGTATTCCTTGCGTATGCCGCGGATCTGAAGGAATGGTTCGTTCATTGTTTCAGTACCTTACGCACGACGGCAACCAGGGCCATCAAGATGATCGTCAAAAGGATGAGAAGGGTCGACGCGGCTGCGACAACAGGCGTCAGGTCTTGCCGCAGCGTCGCCCATACCTTCACGGGCAGCGTCTGCAGGGTCGGGCTGGACATGAAGATCGCCACCACCACCTCGTCCCAGGACGTCAGGAACGAGAAGACGGCCGCCGAAAACAGCCCATGGCTGATCGCGGGAAGCGTGACCCTGATCTTGGCTTCCAGGGGAGTGGCGCCGCAGAGCACCGCCGCATCCTCGATCGACTTGTCGAAACCTTCAAGCGCGCTCGATATCGACAGGATCGAGAAGGGCAGCGCCAGCACCAGATGCGAAATGACAAAGCCCGTCAGGGTGCCGCCAAGGCCGATCCTGAGGAAGAAGGCGTAGAGCGCAACCGCCAGAACCACGACCGGCAGGATCATCGGCGTCAGGAACAGCGCTTTCAGCGCATCGCGGAACATGAACGAACCGCGCACCAGCCCGAAGGACGTCACAAGCCCGAGCAACACCGAGAGGATCGTCACGATGACCGCGATCTTGAAGCTCGTCAAAGCCGATTCCAGCCAGCGCGGGTCGGCGAAGAGCTCGCCGTACCACTGAAACGTCCAGCCTGGGGGCGGAAAGATCAGCCACTGCGAGGAGCCGAAGGACAGCGCCGCGATGAAGACGATCGGCAGCAGCAGGAAGGCTGCGGTCAGAAGCGTTATGCCGAGAAGGATGTATTTCCACCAGCCGAGACGGTCGAAATTGAGCAGCATATCAACGTCCTCCCGGGTTCTGATTGCCGAAGAAACGCAGCTGCACGGCATAAAGCGAGAGCGTCACGACCAGGAGCACCAACGCTGCCGCGCCGCCCATTCCCCAGTTGACCAGCGACTGCACGAACTGCGCGATCAGCTCCGCGAG comes from Rhizobium sp. BT03 and encodes:
- a CDS encoding NAD(P)-dependent oxidoreductase — encoded protein: MAPRLIITGSTGYIGARLAAMARERGFEVVELGRRSGAKWRIGDEPAASDLEGAVGIVHLAHSWATEPQAAEEDNINISGTVRLAEAAKAAGVPRFVFSSSTSSRREALNVYGRTKFRIEQHLAASPAAPTVRVARIGLVYGGPRTAMYGLMAKLAALSPLLPMIGLSREVQPIHLDEVAEGLLALATEANQPPQTFVLAQEKPISFAAWLRMLRRSQGKGNLHFIPIPLAAALFACHMTKLVPLIPTVDPERVLGLAGAAPMESGESLRLLKLNLADPMTALAGEFSQTGKDQSRSEAQALLRYLGIAPTEMQLQRLCEGLRREGLSPLGLSTTVIRHPRLLAFFEPPASRTQHRLARALYLADLASEPERHAGPKAGFFGAGLIIAGDVLLFPLRALLAGTYR
- a CDS encoding NAD-dependent succinate-semialdehyde dehydrogenase, which gives rise to MKLSDPSLFRQACPVAGRWIEAEGREATMVRNPATGEPLGAVPDLGSAETEDAIRAAVIAQKLWAKKTAGERAAVLKAWHRLMIENRDDLAMILTLEQGKPLAEAKGEITYGASFIEWFAEEARRINGETIPGHQPDKRILVLRQPAGVVAAITPWNFPNAMITRKVGPALAAGCAVVLKPAPQTPFSAIAIAVLAERAGLPAGLLNIVTGDATAIGGTLTASRDIRVLTFTGSTRTGELLYRQCAPTIKKLGLELGGNAPFIVFDDADLDAAVEGAIIAKFRNNGQTCVCANRLYVQDGVYEAFAAKLATAVAVLKVGNGLDRDVVLGPLIDDNAVAKVEAHIDDAVARGAAIVSGGKRHALGGLFFEPTILRDVDAGMQVAREETFGPLAPLFRFRDEEDVIAQANDTEFGLASYFYARDLSRVFRVAEALEYGMVGVNTGLVSTAEAPFGGVKMSGLGREGSRHGLDEYTELKYVCLGGIA
- a CDS encoding ABC transporter permease, which produces MLLNFDRLGWWKYILLGITLLTAAFLLLPIVFIAALSFGSSQWLIFPPPGWTFQWYGELFADPRWLESALTSFKIAVIVTILSVLLGLVTSFGLVRGSFMFRDALKALFLTPMILPVVVLAVALYAFFLRIGLGGTLTGFVISHLVLALPFSILSISSALEGFDKSIEDAAVLCGATPLEAKIRVTLPAISHGLFSAAVFSFLTSWDEVVVAIFMSSPTLQTLPVKVWATLRQDLTPVVAAASTLLILLTIILMALVAVVRKVLKQ
- a CDS encoding FAD-dependent oxidoreductase; this encodes MNAPDADFIIIGSGPAGVSAAFPLIAAGRRVLMLDAGDDLGLKEENRSVRVLGSDLESLRVDDGSSPKLQTPVSRGILERFQRDAGISGDGFKPIGSLARGGLSNIWGAQISYLDAGDIDDWPIDLASLQSSYERVAQRIGISTNADLTTGADGEAVLPLGATATHVLRRHKAAKPADGSFRLFAAVNAILSEARPGRAACDLRGDCLYGCPSGAIYNSRQDLLALRKSPHFRLLDNRRAVSLTRDLGWTVKTADGSSFSAPRIILAAGVLGTAALLTDLLPIGQQGLRLLNSPTLAIPLLSPARLLRSTTPTHSLAQLGLSLRYGDGASDYVTGAIYEVGSLPVQSFVNRMPLGRKAGRAAFELIAGSLLVATIYYPGDQSRSSIHRDATAKKRLTVRGGFAEGFEIRAEALKKALRHEWKRLGLIPLPGASLAEPGIDAHFAGTLPMGEAGPFGSSSDGELNLHPGLHVVDGSILPDLSSKYITMTIMANADRIAHRLAAMEAASAS
- a CDS encoding ABC transporter ATP-binding protein translates to MNEPFLQIRGIRKEYGPVVAVHDVTLDVRRGEFLTFLGPSGSGKSTTLYILAGFDNPTKGDITLEGKTLLATPSHKRNIGMVFQRYTLFPHLTVGENIAFPLKVRRKSKAEIDSKVKEMLRLVRLEGFEDRKPAQMSGGQQQRVALARALAYDPPVLLMDEPLSALDKKLREEIQHEIRRIHQQTEVTILYVTHDQEEALRLSDRIAVFSKGVIDQIGTGPELYANPKTRFVAEFIGDSDFISCDLLSSSDGQATISLGGGTVFNSIPVHGKAAAGTRAALMLRPERIRLSRAQAGAGLAATVSDITFLGNNIHVSTETAKGEALAVRLPFGHEAITGLSRGDTVHLDFDPGAAHVFC
- a CDS encoding phosphate/phosphite/phosphonate ABC transporter substrate-binding protein, coding for MQFASIEMYLTPQPLADATAKLWSFLRHYLSQAGLTDLPETLDRTLPYDEAWLRSDLLLSQTCGYPFASRLRGKVRLVATPVYDHPGCDGPLMRSFIIVRTGSSLRSLEDLRGTTAAINSPDSNSGSNLFRAAVAPLARDGRFFGRIIETGSHGGSIAAVAEGRADSAAIDCVTYANIRRFDPQHIQGIRIIAETPKGPGLPFITSGDASDGRVLLLRNALGAAISEPSLAATRATLGLAGFAVLSEAEYEPLLSLAGEALPPLRV